GCCTTTTGGAAAACAGCATGGCAGGTGAACAGGTTTGGGTCTTtgtaaagtgtgaaaacatcttaCACTCGACCTCCTGAAATATCATAAAAGCTACAAGGCACCtggcagcaaaaataaaataaatataaaataaaaaataaaaaaataaaaaatctctcGCAGTTGGTCTTTGATCTCCCTTTCAGACAGGACGAAGCATGAGCGTTAGCAGGCATTCCCCGAATATGAATATTCAGCACTAATTCCCATTGATCTCTCATACACTTTCCTCCCCTTCCCGTGCTGTTTAACATCTATTGCACCAAACACAACACTGATTTATTCAACACTACGAGCGCATCTAAAATGTGTTGTGATCTCAGACTTCCCCCTTCTAAATAATGCACACTGAGGCAGCACACAGAATTTGACctcagaaagaaacaaagagtttgaaatatttaatatttagaaGTTGAAGGGTTTGGAGGGTCCCCCCATGTACACTatataacacaaaaaaatatatcaaaccAGCGCTAAATGACCAGCCTTCTGGTCAAAGGGTAGCATTTACTTTCCTGGGTAACTTGACCTGCAAGATGACAGCTTCAAACCAGCATGTAAAGCAaggcagaaacaaagaaaagagttaaaaaaaaaaaaagtcagtacaAGAGCTAAATATGAAGCAAATATTACAACACATTTCCTAGAGATACTTTCTATAGTGCTATGCTACACAGTGCTTTTTATTGCACACCACACGCTAAAACTGTGCTTTATCTTATATACAACGGAAGGAGCCCGCTCTTGTCCTTTACTGCCActtctattttgttttattgcgATTGAGAAATGGTGGCTGTGTCGCACATTTTATGACCCCCCTACACATCTgtattatatacacacacacacacacacacacaggagcatGGACGTGTCAAACAGCATGAAATGCATTCATCTTTTGCCAAGGTTCTCTGCAAAAGACCATTAAAGCGACAACGGTGGCGGGTTTAGGTAATaagaaatgcattaaaatgaTGCCGGTAAGTCCTCCACCTAGAGCTACATCTAATGCACAAATGTTCCCTCCTTTGGTTGTATTCTAAGCTACTCTGTTGATAATCATTTACATGTTGCAGTTCACAACCCCTCGATGTTTTCGTCATCACTATTAACaccagataaaaaaaataaaaaataaaataaaaataaaaataaaaacatttgctgcTCCACGACCCACCTGCTTTTTTGTCCTTCCAGCACTCTCTTGGGGTGCTAATATGCATTTAAACATGATTTCCAAGCAGATCATTGCAGAGAGAAAACATGGTGTAACAGAGTAAAAAGGCATCTCCTCTTTTTTATATGCGACAGCACGTGGGGGAAAAGACTATACATACTGTAAATATCCTGTAAACCTGTCCAACCTTTGCACCATCACTGCGTTCTCTTTCCTCTTACATGTGGACTCATACTGATTGGAGGACAACCTGCCATCCTGCTTAGGGCTCTTCAGCCTGCTCCTTCTGGACTGCCGTCCTGAAGAGTCTACCTTTTGCAAATGTCAaaccaagaaagaaagaaaatctctgGAGAGTGACACAATAAAGGCTGAAGAgcaccagctgctttctttgtctttcagttaaaaaaaaagaaaaaaaaagaaaaaaagtatggATTTACGTATTGTTGCTGACAGAGCCGTTGCTCAAAATCGACCCCTTGGTGACCTCTGTGCTGACGGTGGAGAGCGGCACGCTCTCGTACCTCTCCACCACGGCCCAGCAGCGGCAGCGCAGCAGCGTGGACTTGAGCTGTTTCTGGAAATTGCTGTTGAGGAAACCGTAGATGATCGGGTTGACGCAGGTGGAGATCATGGCAGTGAGGTGGCACAGCGAGAAGATGATGTCATGGCTGCAAGACGGGATGAGCTCGTGGTGCCAGTCAAACACCGTGTTGAAGACGTTGAGCGGGAGCCAGGAGAGGGCGAAAGCCACGACTATGGCGACTAACATGGCATTTATTCTCGTGGAGCCCTTGTTCTTTTTCTGAGCGGTGTTCCTGCTGCGGTCCACCAtgtccttcctcctcctcaggcGAAGGTAGACATGCAGGTAGCAGACCATGATGAGGATAAGCGGGAGGAAGTACTGAAAGACGAGCAGGGAGGTGAAGTAAGCTCGCCGTTCCTTAACTGACGGCCACTGCTCCATGCAAATAAAGTTGTCATTTATTGGGAGTGGAGTGCTGAAGTTCTGAAAAGGCAAAATGAGTACGTTGTAGGAAAGCAAAGGCACTGAGATTATGCAGGCCACAATCCAGGTGATAGCCACAGCCAGGTAGGAGTGGGCTACCATGGGTTTCCATCCTGTCGGGTGGACGATAAGCTGGTAGCGCTCCATGGCGATCAGAACGAGGGAGAAGATGGAGACAGTGACTGATATACACTGGATGAAAGGTGTGAGCTTGCAGAGGGTCTCTCCTAAGATCCAGTGGTCCATCAGTGTGTAGATAATAGTGACCGGCAGGCATATAATGCACGTGAGAATGTCTGAGCAGGACAGATTGACAATGAAGATGTTGGTCACGTTGTGCATCTCTTTGTGCCGTGTGATGACAAACACCAGGCAGGAGTTTCCAATGAGCCCCACTGCCATGACTGTACTGTAAGCAATGATGAGTAACGTGGTGCCACTCACCGACAGCAAGCAGTCCTCGGTCGAATTCCACGAGGCTTGGTTGTGATTGGTGCTGTGCTGCAGCTCCATGGCAATAGTTTTCCCAGGCTCGCTTCGAACACAGAGGACCAATCGAACCAGATTGTTTTGCAGCACCTGCTGTAATTATTTTATGAATGATATAAGAGTTTTCCCTAATCCTTAAGCTCAGCCAGTCTTTAAAGCAGTCTTCCTTTGTGgcctggaaaaaagaaaacaggaaaagaaatgTGCAACCTTTAACAAAACTTTCCATCAttggagttttttttattttcacagtaaTGGAATTTTAAGAAATGAAGACTTCGGTTTATTGCTCAAATTTAAATGTAGCAACCACAAACACACCAGCATGACAGGAAATTGACCTTCGCTCGCTAAAAAGCTCATTTTACCCATTAGAACTGATTGCCATGCTGCAGgataggattttaaaatgtgcAGCGCATCAGGATGCCATTCCACAAGTGTCTTTTTAAAAGAGTGTGTTCAGTATTGGAGATTCAACTTCGCACGCAGCAGAGGTAGTTTCCatataacaaaaacagaaactgatGAAGGGGATAATTAATCTCGCTATGCAGATATCACGAGCAGAACACAGACCcccactttttttaaaattataaatctTTGCAAGCAGGCAATGAGAATAAATGATGCACTGATGGAATATCATAAGAGAAAAAGCACAGATCTAGGTTTTTGCGGCGTCGCTGTAATGGCATGCTGGTTCAAATTTCCATCACAATAACAGTGATAATGACTGCTCCTTCAGAAACAATCACCCCCCCTCCAATCACTCTTATCAAGTGATGGGAATTTATTCTGTCCGTAACAGCTTTCATCGTCACTGGACATTCACAGAAGCCTCACAGTCCTTACAGTTCCCGAGAAACGGCTGCactggaaaacagcagaaatacaATTCCACTCCACCAAGGCCAAGGACTTCTGAGTAGTGTGTGTATCCGCATGTGTATAATTATTGTAAGTGCGTATGCACAGCAGTAAAAAGAGCCCT
This genomic stretch from Astatotilapia calliptera chromosome 12, fAstCal1.2, whole genome shotgun sequence harbors:
- the npy8br gene encoding neuropeptide Y receptor Y8b, with amino-acid sequence MELQHSTNHNQASWNSTEDCLLSVSGTTLLIIAYSTVMAVGLIGNSCLVFVITRHKEMHNVTNIFIVNLSCSDILTCIICLPVTIIYTLMDHWILGETLCKLTPFIQCISVTVSIFSLVLIAMERYQLIVHPTGWKPMVAHSYLAVAITWIVACIISVPLLSYNVLILPFQNFSTPLPINDNFICMEQWPSVKERRAYFTSLLVFQYFLPLILIMVCYLHVYLRLRRRKDMVDRSRNTAQKKNKGSTRINAMLVAIVVAFALSWLPLNVFNTVFDWHHELIPSCSHDIIFSLCHLTAMISTCVNPIIYGFLNSNFQKQLKSTLLRCRCWAVVERYESVPLSTVSTEVTKGSILSNGSVSNNT